CCTATCCCTTAACAATGACCCTAACCTTATCCCCAATAACCCAACAttcatgcctaaacttaacataaccctaaacccaacctgTATTGcctaaatctaaaacaaacaccaGATCTAACACCAACCCCAGCTATATGTACAATAAAATAAGTATGCATAAAAGTACTGGGACAGTAAagtcagattatttttttttgctgtataCCGTACATACGATTGagatgaaaatatgaaaatacataagtacagaatgtcaccttttatttccGTCAGTTTCAACAACATTGGGTTTACCAAGTAAGAATAAAAGCACTGTCAGTGTTAAACCCCCCTGTTTTATGTTAAGTGGTGGTCAGATACAGTGAGGCAAAGTAGTGTTTTGATACAGTGAGGTTAACTAGTAATTTCAAACTTGAAGTAATATAGTGCTCTGATAGAATGAGGTAAAGTAATGCTTTGACACAGTGAAGTAAAGTAGGGCTCTGAATCAGTGaggtaatgtaatgttttgataCAGTGAGGTAAGATAGTGCTCTGATACAGAGGGGTAAAGTAGTGCTTTGATAAAGTgaggtaaataaaaaaagtcagATGGAGTGAATCATTTACAAAAGCTTTCTTTTAATGCAAatgtataattaaataatacatgtttaataaagtacattttaaagaaacattCTCAAGTACGTGTAGTAAAGCATTATTTAAGTGTATACAGAAAAAGGTGGAGTACAGTTTGGATTATTTAATGTACGCATAAAGGTTATAAAGATTCATAATGATATTTCCCATCAGACTCATAGTCAAATTATATTCTTGATTAAAATCTGATTTAGTTTAAATTCATAAAACTATTCAAATGTGTCTTCTCTCACTTATATtaactatttttatttcatttagctTTGATTCCTTAGATCAATACTTCATTCTGTTCGCAAAACCCCTTCTTATTACCATAGTAACTAGGTAAAATAGCTCTACATCCTGTCACCAGAAGACACAAGCAGTAGCAGAATGCCCAGGATTTGTTCGGACTCGAGATGtacaaaacaataacagctGGTCAGAAAGTGTTTGTTTACTGCAATTGTGCCAGTAGAGAAGAGCAGTCTCCTAGTGTTTCCAGGCCATCCACGGCCTCAATCAGCCCCTCCACCTTCTCCCAGGGAAGGACCGCCCCCGCGTTACTACAGAACTTCTTCAGCAGACTCTCATTGGTCAGTGGATTTCTCCAATGTCCATAGAATGTATCACAGCGTCCCTTCAGTACGTCCCCGCCCACCAAGGTCACCTGCACCTCTCCATACATGCGGTCAAAGTTAGCAGGGTTGTCATTGGGATGCTCCACATGGACACGCCCGAGCAGGGTCAGCAGGTCGGGGTGCCGCATTGCCTCCTGGGAAAATGAGTCCACGGTGACCTCGCCGTGGAGCAGGGCAGAGCAGGCGTTGAACTGGAAGGAATGTCTGGCCTCATGCTCTGATTCTGGGAATGGACGGTTGATGTATTTGGAACGCGGAACCCTAAGCAGGATGTCCTGGACCTGCCCtacgacccctgacccctgactcCCCACCCCTGGTTCCCCCAGCAGCAGCTTGTGTATGGCAGCAGCAGCGTCGGCCACCCAGTGCATCCCCAGATGGGCGGGGAACCTCTTGAACGCCATGTCCTGGTCCTCCAACAGGAACCGCGTCCCTTCCTCATCAGGGGAGGTCAAAGGTTGCACGGCATAGTCCTCGTAGAAGGCGCTGAAACCCGCCACACCAGTGGTGTCGTCCAGTATGGTGCGTGAGGCCTCCAACCCTTTGGAGGCCAGTAGAGCGGCCTCTAGTCCCAGCCGCGCTGCATTGCCAATATGGAGAGGTTTGGATTGAGTGGCGGCATTAGCCATGGGGGCTCCTGATAGGCTGGCTGCGATGGCCAGGGCGTGGCTACATTGAGCGTGATCCAAACAGAGGAGTCGAGCACAGGCTGCTGCACTTCCCAGAGTCCCCACTACAGAGGGGGGGTGGAACCTGGATGGGGGGGGAGTCAGATGTTTTGGAAACAAAAGTTAAGATTCAGCATCTGTGGTCAAACAGAAAACAGTTTTCTGGTTCCTAAatagggaagagagacagagcgtCTACTTCAGCAGTCATAAGGGAAAGACTAACAGTTATTGGTCATTTCAGTACAGACAGAGCACAGGTCTGACTCACTCCACCTGTTAAACCAGTGAAAGAGCCCACTGAGCCTCACAGAGCACAACTCACAAACAGCCCACTTAacatctctctcccctgtcaCCACACTAAATGTGACATTGGGTTCACCCCAGTTCAATCCCAGACATCCTGCCTGCATAAGGACTCTCCTAGTCTGCCTACCTACAGAATGTGCAAGCCATTCAGCCTTAATGATTACAGTAAAGATTAGGGTAGGGGTTAGAGTTCAAGGGTTTGGATCTCACCTCTTGGGGATGTTTTGAGCCTGATTGGAAAACCTCATAAGTCGTCCCTGAACCTCTATTCCCACGTTAAACGCCAGCAGGAAGTCCAGCCCACTCGGCTTGCTGGGCAACATGTCACTAAGCGCCAGCAAGGCAGGAAGGACCGCCCCCGACGGGTGAGTAGCAGGGTGCCAGGTGTCATCGAAGTCCATGGAGTGGGTCTGAACAAAACAAGGAACAGGTGCAACAACCGGTAAAGACCAAATCAACCGTTATTTAAAGGCCTAGGGTTATTATTTCACTAAACTAAGGAAGAGAGTAAgtgtccagagagagagagagagtgagacagacagaggaaatcTCAAAGTATCCTACAAGACTGTCATAGAGTGAATATTGTGTTAACAACCAGGACATCCTTTGGTTCGTCTGGACCACAGGAAGGGGAGCTGAGCATCCTGGCAATAGATCATGGAgatccccccccaaaaaacaaaatatatccgTCAACTCCACCCTGCTGTCCTCTCCAGCTGGTTATCCTGGTTCTGCCGATTACTGTTGTAATGTAATGGCCATGGTGGAAGTGGTGTGATAATGTAATGGCCATGGTGGAAGTGGTGTGATAATGTAATGGCCATGGTGGAAGTGCTGTGATAATGTACTAGCCATGGTGGAAGTGGTGTGATAATGTAATGGCCATGGTGGAAGTGTTGTGATAATGTACTAGCCATGGTGGAATTGGTGTGATAATGTACTATCCATGGTGGAAGTGGTGTGATAATGTAATGGCCATGGTGGAAGTGGTGTGATAATGTAATGGCCATGGTGGAAGTGCTGTGATAATGTACTAGCCATGGTGGAAGTGGTGTGATAATCTAATGGCCATGGTGGAAGTAGTGTGATAATGTATTAGCCATGGTGGAAGTGCTGTGATAATGTAATGGCCATGGTGGAAGTACTGTGATAATGTCATGGCCATGGTGGAAGTGCTGTGATAATGTAATGGCCATGGTGGAAGTGGTGTGATAATGTAATGGCCATGGTGGAAGTGCTGTGATAATGTACTAGCCATGGTGGAATTGGTGTGATAATGTACTATCCATGGTGGAAGTGGTGTGATAATGTTATGGTCATAATTCTACTCACGGCAACTCCATTGACGAAGGCAGCCAGTGTTGGGGAGAGTTTGGTTCCTCTGCGTCCATACACACTGCTGATGTCAGCAGGAGCATACATGTGCTACAGGACATAGCAAAGAaagtagagaaacagagagtagACAGACAgtagggagacagacagtagagagacagacagtagagagacagacagcagacagacattAGAGAGGCAGACACATAATAACATACTGATTACAACTAACAGTCTTCATTTTGAAAGACATAGGTTATTCTGACATGTCAACTGTCTCAATCTCACTGGACAGTGCTGCCTGTCTTATCTGGCCatgctgtttctctgtctgttttaccTGGCCatgctgtttctctgtctgtcttacctGGCAgtgctgtttctctgtctgtcttacctggcagtgttgtctgtctgtcttgcctGGCCatgctgtttctctgtctgtcttacctggcattgttgtctctctgtctgtcttacctGTCAgtgttatctgtctgtctgtctgtcttacttgGCAgtgttatctgtctgtctgtcttacctGGCAGTGTTGTAGTACCAACTGGAAGACATGTGTGGTGCTGCCCAGCAGGCCCACCCCCAGGCTGTCCAGGACCATCCGTTTGGAGCGGTGGAGCAGAGTGGGAGTCAGGTGATGGGACTGGACACCCTGGATGAAACGGCCAAAACTGTCCGTCACATTATCCTCTGGCTCTGGACGCTCTACCActacaggagaggagagaggaaaggaggcaggaagaggggaagaggaggtgaagggagaCAGAACGAGAGtatgagaagggagggagggagggagaggagaggagaggagaggagaggagaggagaggagaggagaggagaggagaggagaggagaggagaggagaggagaggagggagggaaaagaagAGAAGGACGGAGGACATTTTTGACCAGTCAGCCAGGATGTTATAAACTGTTTACTCTGGTATGAATCAAGGAACAAAACCAACACAGACTGTCCACTTATGCAGCCTACTTCTATGTACAGTACAGACCAATATTTACTACTGCCATTGTGTCTATAATTAGAGACAGGGACCGACAGGGAGAGAagtggagaaatggagagagggagagacagctgTTACCTTTCCGAGCAGCCTGGTGAAGTCCTCTCAGTGTAATGGACACAGGCCTGAAGGACttctgagaaacacagacacacagtcatacagacagacagacatgtcacTAATACTGTTGTAAGGGACAGAGAAAATGagaatgaaagtaaaaaaaggTAACTTTTCTATCATATGACATTAAGACACTATGCTGTACTGTAAAGGAAAAGGCTCTCATGACAAATATAGCCAGACGGTTAGTTTATAATGAATCTGACTACCTGCTCATCAGTTTGTATTGAATCTGACAAATCTAAGGCTTTACAGTGTTGAGTTTAACAGCTGAAGTGTTTTTCCAGACCTGTTGCTCTGCTAATCTTTCAAAGATTTACTACCTGATATCTGCCTCCTGTACAGGTGGCAATGTGtttttgatttgaatatttAATTTCTCTTTTATTCAAGTgtctgaaaaacatttttacaaataacaCAATACTGTTTGCTATATTTACACAATGGTGTGAGGTACTTACCTGTGCTTTGGAGAGCATGTCTGTTGGATCAGTCAGTTAGTCTGTGGTTGAACTACTCCTCTGTTGTTTAACTCTTTgtcctgtttttctttgttatgATGTCTTCCTTGTCTGTCCTTCTACCTTGGATTGATGGGGAGACTGCAGGTTGACGCTCAGGTGAGTTCAGGCTCTTATATACAGCACAGACCGGGGGAGGGAGTGGAGCAGGCAGAACATTatcttcatcatcattatcTTCCTCACCAGCATCATCAACAGGAAGTGACAGCGTGACAAGGGTGAGGCCATGGAATTTTTAGCTCAAACTCCTCCCACCCCTAAGATGGGATATTTATGATGATAAACGTCAAACACACCTGCAGACCTTCAGGCTAGAGCAGCATCTCTCTCTCAGCATCATCCTCGTTTCCATTGCCAGGTAAGTCCACTTTATACTTGCCCTGGGTGGCTTGTTTCCATGACAGAAAATTGTGTGGTTGGCATGGATATGGACAAGACAAGTCTATTGAGACCTGGTCTGTAAAGTTAGCAGTGAAGTGATGGATGCTTGGGTGGAAAGcagactgagaaagagggagagagagggagggagcgtTATGTACATTAGATTGTTCTTCCTTCGGCAGGAAACCCTGTCCTGGTCAACAACCTGACAACAGGTCAGGTATCACAGATCAACCTGTTTGATGATCACCTGG
The window above is part of the Esox lucius isolate fEsoLuc1 chromosome 4, fEsoLuc1.pri, whole genome shotgun sequence genome. Proteins encoded here:
- the LOC114828687 gene encoding cis-aconitate decarboxylase-like; the encoded protein is MLSKAQKSFRPVSITLRGLHQAARKVVERPEPEDNVTDSFGRFIQGVQSHHLTPTLLHRSKRMVLDSLGVGLLGSTTHVFQLVLQHCQHMYAPADISSVYGRRGTKLSPTLAAFVNGVATHSMDFDDTWHPATHPSGAVLPALLALSDMLPSKPSGLDFLLAFNVGIEVQGRLMRFSNQAQNIPKRFHPPSVVGTLGSAAACARLLCLDHAQCSHALAIAASLSGAPMANAATQSKPLHIGNAARLGLEAALLASKGLEASRTILDDTTGVAGFSAFYEDYAVQPLTSPDEEGTRFLLEDQDMAFKRFPAHLGMHWVADAAAAIHKLLLGEPGVGSQGSGVVGQVQDILLRVPRSKYINRPFPESEHEARHSFQFNACSALLHGEVTVDSFSQEAMRHPDLLTLLGRVHVEHPNDNPANFDRMYGEVQVTLVGGDVLKGRCDTFYGHWRNPLTNESLLKKFCSNAGAVLPWEKVEGLIEAVDGLETLGDCSSLLAQLQ